A section of the Deltaproteobacteria bacterium genome encodes:
- a CDS encoding TRAP transporter small permease subunit, with translation MQAFIRFVDKMNLVLGNGAAPLTLVITLLVLLEVTARYLFNRPTTWANEVNQYLLCALVMFGGGYTLSKYGHTKVDILHVWFSKRVQALVEILIGICVLIITGPIIWYGALLTFEAIETGQTSVSAAELLLWPSMATVPLGALFLGLQGLSNALHAAMVLTSPDSITEKGGRS, from the coding sequence ATGCAGGCATTCATTCGTTTTGTAGATAAAATGAATCTGGTGCTCGGAAATGGGGCGGCCCCTTTGACCCTGGTGATTACGCTCCTTGTCCTCCTGGAGGTGACGGCCCGGTATCTGTTCAACCGGCCGACCACCTGGGCCAATGAGGTCAACCAGTATCTCCTCTGCGCCCTGGTCATGTTCGGCGGCGGCTACACCCTGAGCAAGTACGGCCACACCAAGGTGGATATCCTTCATGTGTGGTTTTCCAAGAGGGTTCAGGCCTTGGTGGAAATCCTCATCGGGATCTGTGTTCTCATCATTACCGGTCCTATAATCTGGTATGGGGCGCTCCTGACCTTCGAGGCCATTGAGACCGGGCAGACCTCGGTATCCGCGGCCGAGCTGCTCCTGTGGCCGTCCATGGCCACGGTGCCCCTGGGGGCCCTGTTTCTGGGTCTGCAGGGACTCTCCAATGCCCTGCATGCGGCCATGGTCCTGACATCTCCGGATTCCATCACAGAAAAAGGGGGGCGTTCATGA